The following proteins are co-located in the Desulfovibrio legallii genome:
- a CDS encoding NADH-quinone oxidoreductase subunit B family protein codes for MSLDNILKKLSVRSPWLFRINAGSCNGCDVELATTACIPRYDVERLGCRYCGSPRHADIVLITGPLTTRVRDKVLRVWNEIPDPKVTVAVGICPISGGVFREGYSIEGPIDRYIPVDVNVPGCPPRPQAILEGVVQARAIWMKKLGLEA; via the coding sequence GTGTCCCTGGACAACATTCTCAAAAAACTTTCGGTGCGTTCGCCGTGGCTTTTCCGCATCAATGCGGGCTCCTGCAACGGCTGCGACGTGGAGCTGGCCACCACCGCCTGCATCCCGCGCTACGATGTGGAGCGCCTGGGCTGTCGCTATTGCGGCAGCCCCCGCCATGCGGACATCGTGCTCATTACCGGGCCGCTGACCACGCGGGTGCGGGACAAGGTGCTGCGGGTCTGGAACGAGATTCCCGATCCCAAGGTTACCGTGGCCGTGGGCATCTGCCCCATTTCGGGCGGGGTTTTCCGCGAGGGCTACTCCATTGAGGGCCCCATAGACCGCTACATCCCCGTGGACGTCAATGTGCCGGGCTGTCCGCCGCGGCCCCAGGCCATCCTGGAGGGCGTGGTGCAGGCCAGGGCCATCTGGATGAAAAAACTGGGTCTGGAGGCATAG
- a CDS encoding 4Fe-4S binding protein: MAGFLKVLFHNLLEGPSTDPFPFGETFTPPRLRGRARVDPDLCMGCGTCRHYCAAGAINITQLPDGTGFTITIWQNSCCLCASCRHYCPTGAMSITNDWHSAHPESEKYRRLEQHTITYEPCAHCGALMRPLPKKLAERLYAQNSEIDPELTRHLCPKCRQIEDAKRNACRLPPRTDAAPAEIPVTSAAPTKD, encoded by the coding sequence ATGGCGGGCTTTCTGAAAGTGCTCTTCCACAACCTGCTGGAAGGCCCCAGCACCGATCCCTTTCCCTTTGGCGAAACCTTCACCCCGCCGCGTCTGCGCGGCCGGGCCAGGGTAGACCCGGACCTCTGCATGGGCTGCGGCACCTGCCGCCACTACTGCGCGGCCGGAGCCATCAATATCACCCAGCTGCCCGATGGCACGGGCTTTACCATCACCATCTGGCAGAATTCCTGCTGTCTGTGCGCCTCGTGCCGTCACTACTGCCCCACCGGGGCCATGAGCATCACCAACGACTGGCACTCCGCCCATCCGGAGTCGGAAAAATACCGGCGTCTGGAGCAGCACACCATCACATACGAACCCTGCGCCCACTGCGGCGCGCTCATGCGGCCCCTGCCCAAAAAGCTGGCCGAGCGCCTCTACGCGCAGAACAGCGAAATAGACCCTGAGCTGACGCGCCACCTCTGCCCCAAGTGCCGCCAGATTGAAGACGCCAAGCGCAACGCCTGCCGGCTGCCGCCGCGGACGGACGCCGCACCGGCGGAGATTCCCGTCACGTCAGCCGCACCCACCAAGGACTAG
- a CDS encoding NADH-quinone oxidoreductase subunit C, which produces MQETIKGNAAVIEGLSALCPEAEAVYHSADSFGNAFHWFRLGTPRTLLEAAALLHNAGARLCMTTAYNRRQLSEPMQEVCYHFELEGVVYNLTVTLNGEWPTVPSITPLFANADWHEREMMELYGINVTGHPNPRRLFLDEELDAGILNEAVPLSIMMNGACTTDLWERILKEKGAHS; this is translated from the coding sequence ATGCAAGAAACCATCAAGGGCAACGCCGCCGTTATTGAGGGCCTCAGCGCCCTCTGCCCGGAGGCGGAGGCCGTTTATCACAGCGCCGACAGCTTCGGCAACGCCTTCCACTGGTTCCGCCTGGGCACGCCGCGCACCCTGCTGGAGGCCGCGGCCCTGCTGCACAACGCAGGCGCGCGCCTGTGCATGACCACGGCCTACAACCGCCGCCAGCTGAGCGAACCCATGCAGGAAGTCTGCTACCACTTTGAGCTGGAAGGCGTGGTTTACAACCTCACCGTGACCCTCAACGGCGAATGGCCCACCGTGCCTTCCATCACGCCCCTCTTCGCCAACGCCGATTGGCACGAAAGGGAAATGATGGAGCTTTACGGCATCAACGTCACCGGGCATCCCAACCCGCGCCGCCTGTTCCTGGACGAAGAGCTGGACGCCGGCATCCTCAACGAGGCCGTGCCCCTCTCCATTATGATGAACGGGGCCTGCACCACCGATCTCTGGGAACGCATCCTCAAAGAAAAGGGGGCCCACTCATGA
- a CDS encoding respiratory chain complex I subunit 1 family protein gives MSDTLLAIVHMCLFPGGAFALLVAMFFKGLDRRVEARLQRRVGPPLVQPWLDIAKLLTKETLIPKTACRSAFLMAPVFGFTGMAVCAAFIPVPGVYAGLFNMGDLLVLFYLLPIPAMALMLGGSASSSPFGAVGFSREMLLMLAYETPLLMILLSVAMLVGKALNGGAWGAEFSLLRIVAWQQEAGSLGFNPAMLPALLAYLIFLPGTMGVAPFDIPEAETEIIEGPLLEYGGPLLALFQITSALKTFVVLGLGVALFFPGTISDLWPVNLLWFLLKCLALMLLSLTLVKSATGRFRIDQAFRFYVTVPTGLALLSLVLVWVL, from the coding sequence ATGAGCGACACCCTGCTTGCCATCGTGCATATGTGCCTCTTTCCCGGCGGGGCCTTTGCCCTGCTGGTGGCCATGTTCTTCAAAGGTCTGGACCGCCGGGTGGAGGCCCGCCTGCAGCGCCGCGTGGGCCCGCCCCTGGTCCAGCCCTGGCTGGACATCGCCAAGCTGCTCACCAAGGAGACGCTGATCCCCAAAACCGCCTGCCGTTCGGCCTTTCTTATGGCCCCGGTGTTCGGCTTCACGGGCATGGCCGTGTGCGCGGCCTTCATTCCCGTGCCGGGGGTTTATGCCGGTCTTTTCAACATGGGCGACCTGCTGGTGCTTTTTTACCTGCTGCCCATCCCGGCCATGGCCCTGATGCTGGGGGGCTCGGCCTCCAGCTCGCCCTTCGGGGCCGTGGGCTTTTCGCGCGAGATGCTGCTCATGCTGGCCTATGAAACGCCCCTGCTCATGATTCTGCTTTCTGTGGCCATGCTGGTGGGCAAGGCCCTCAACGGCGGGGCCTGGGGGGCGGAATTCTCTTTGCTGCGCATTGTGGCCTGGCAGCAGGAGGCGGGCTCCCTGGGCTTCAACCCGGCCATGCTGCCCGCCTTGCTCGCCTACCTCATCTTTTTGCCCGGCACCATGGGCGTGGCCCCCTTTGACATCCCGGAAGCGGAAACGGAAATCATCGAAGGCCCGCTTTTGGAGTACGGCGGCCCGCTGCTGGCGTTGTTTCAGATCACTTCGGCCCTCAAGACCTTTGTGGTGCTGGGGCTGGGGGTAGCGCTTTTCTTTCCCGGCACTATCTCTGATTTGTGGCCCGTGAACCTGCTCTGGTTCCTGCTCAAGTGTCTGGCCCTCATGCTGCTGTCGCTCACACTGGTCAAGTCGGCCACGGGGCGCTTTCGCATTGACCAGGCCTTCCGCTTCTATGTGACGGTGCCCACGGGCCTGGCCCTGCTGAGCCTCGTCCTGGTCTGGGTACTGTAA